The window AGAAATTGTTAACCGTGGAAAAAAGAACAAGCCGCCTCCTCTTGAACCCCCACTCTACAACTCGCTCGACCTCATTTGGTGTTACACTAAATGAGCTAAGATCAGAAGTGAAGGTAGATGTTATCTTAGTTTTTTGTTACATCAACCGCCACCACTGGTCGATAATTGCGACCCAGCACACAGCACACAGAATATATATGTACGTGCAAAAATCCATCTTCAGAAGAGATTGCAGAAAATATACATGGTTTTGCGTTATTGCAAAAGCTCGCTTCCGGCACCAGACACGAGTCATGCCATTATGAACAATATGCTGGTCGGGTCTGCAGTACTTAAGCTTGGTCGAGTCACGGTTTCTGAGAGCCAAAGGTGTTCTCTCCGCTGTAGACAACGTAAAGGAACCCATCTTCATCTTTTTTCTCTTCGTAGAGATGGCCCATCAGAGTTCCTAACACATCAGAAATAATAGCGCCGTGAGTTGTTCAATCTGAATTATGGATGGAAAGGGTTAAGATGAAGTACCAATCTGTGGAAGCACGTTGTCGACGAACATGAATATGGCCTTCTCAGCACTTAAATTAATTCTCTTTCGAATGACATAAACAAATTGCCCAAGCGTAGTATCTACCGGAACCAAATACCTGAATGAAGCGATTCAGGTCACAGaccatggttaataaaaagatagagagaaaaaaaaaagtcttGCTCACAAACAGTAGATTTccctaaaactcaaaattatcaTGGTtggtaaaaataaaaatgaaaaaaaaaaagaaaaaaaaaataaaaatttactccAGAATTATTAGTTAGCGAAAGCACAAGGAATTGACATCATTATTAAATTGTAACAAATTGGGTAAGGACACTCACTTTTTCTTATCAATGTTTGGCACATCACTTCTCTCGGCTTTCTCGACAATTACCTGTAAAGCTCAAAGCAAACATGAACCTAAATCCAATTAACCGAGGCAAGTGAAAATGCTACAGTTGCAAACTAACGCATGATTGAACTGCAGCAAGTATCAGAATACTACAACTGGAGCATGATAATTGAGAACCCAAAATTTTCAAGGATCTAAAAGGTGGTTCACTTATGCATACACGGTTTCAGTTCATTGAAACAATACATGTGACGAAGAAGAAAAAGAGTAATAAGGATGGGAAATAGCAAGAACAAGTAAAGGTTCAATGTGTGGAAGAAAAGTATTTTAAAGTTTTCTTTCCTTTGTTTACTTGGGGGAAAAGTTATGAGGATggaaacttaaatttattttaaaaacatacaTAACCTTGTTTGCTTATCCAAGGATCAGGATACAATAATCTTTTGGATGGGAATTATTTTCCCTCCTTTCATGTCCAGCGAAATTTGGGCCAAATCAAATATGCAGAAAAAAAGTGCCTTTTCCATTCTCTCATTTCCGTTTTCAAGCATGCTTGTTGAAATCAACGAAGGGCACGAAGGGTTTAATTAAGTTTCCAATCTCCATTCTTCCTTGCATCCAACTTTCCTTCAATGTAACTAAAGCCTTAATCTCAAGTGACTCATCAACTAGGCCAGTTTCTTAGTTCAACTTGATTCAATATCTTTAGGAATAGACTAGATAGGAAGAATATAACTGATCAAGTTAGTATCTTTAGGGTTGAACTAAATATGAAAGATACAATTGATCTAATTTATCTTTAGTCTAGTGTAAACATAAAGGGTAGCTCGGTGCACGAAGCTTCCGCCATGCGAGGTCCCAGGAAGGATCCATATGGAATCGATAATATAAGAAGTAAAGAAATAAATGGTCATGTCAACTTCAGTATATTGCAAACAATCAGAAATGCAAACACTGATGCAATTACATGCTTCCtgaaaaaaaatctttgaaaCTTATCAAATACAAATATGATTATCTAAATGGCAATTCCTTCTAACTATTAGAGAAATAAAAACATGTAAAAAACATATAAATGCATTGAAACAAACAATTCTACTGATTTAAGTGTTGTCTTATTGTGTCATGACAAATAAGATTCAAGTTCCTAAGGTACTTAACAGATCATCTTCATCAATCCAATTTACTCTATCAAAGAAAGAAGACACCTATTGTAATGGTGTTTTAGAGCTGGTAGATTACCTCAAGCAGATGTCCAAAAAGTATATCAGGCAATCTAGTTTATAAAATGTATGCTACATTAATGAGAGTTGAGATTCTATTTTATGTATATGTAAATTAAAACAAGAATCAGAGCTTTTTGATAATCAATAACGGACAAGCTTAACTTGACAAGGAGCCATCCTAAAAGAAGTGGAAAGTTTAAACCTTACCATATTCGTGGTCCTTCACTTTAGACTATTCTATAAGGGgacaaatgtttttttaaaaattatgaaagtcaTATTTAGCATTGCAATATCCAATATCTTTTCAGATCTACAAATCTCaaataaatatcattttgttTATACTAAAATCTTTTCAATGAACTAAAATTGgatagcaacatgaactaaaatttaaactttctCCATCTTTAAATGAAAtccaaaacattaaaaaattataataagatTAAATTCAAAGGCACTTCATGTAACAGCAAAAAGTTAAAGAATAATATTATCAATTACAATCACTAGTAACGAAGTTAACAATTGAGTCATGTATGAAATATATTAAGACTTTGAATGCAATGACATATATGCAAAATAGTATGTGATTATGCATGAAATTTGTCGATTTTGGCTAATCACGATTACAGAAATAACCAAAAAAACACAATAAAGAAGAACGATATGGAAAGCAATGAATAACCCATACCGGCACTCTACCGGGGTACTTCTCCTTAATCCTCATTGATTCAGCTTTCCTCTTCTCTACAGAACAAATATGAAAAATCATGATGTTTAGACATATTAGCACAAGGAAAAAGCAAGACGACTGATCACTCACCGAGGTCATGCTGCTGCTTGTAACTGCTCTGCCTCGACATCTCTTCCTGCGACCGATCACAGTACAAATTGCAGAAAACAGAATTAAAATCATCGACGCGATCATAGGGCTCGGCCTCACCACGAAACAAACAAATTCGACAAGAAAAAAACACCAGGGAAAACCGGAAGAAAGCCCCAGAAATGGGAAAACAAAATACTGACTTGATTTGAAAGCTATCGGCGATCGATGATGAATCGTTTGCCTTGCGAACTGAAGAAGGCGAGACAATAGACTTTACGAAGCAATCGGGCTAGGGATGGTAtcaatggtatatatatataacttttctAATGTGTGTGCGCTAAGCAATCGCTAGCCCTAATTCGATGCCTTGAAAAATCATAAAGTAATAAAAATTGACGTAAGATTATGATTATCATATAAATATTAACAAataataatagataaaaattaaATGGACATTCATCCTTTATATTTCAATGGGAtgggtattttatttttaattaaagttaaatgaGTATTTCATTTAAAATGATTGTTTAAAATACTCTTACATTCAACTAACTTTTCTATGCTAGAAATTAGCATCTagcttttataaattataaaaactaactactaatttttataatacattatttgattatttaacagtataaaattaacaattaatttcTATTGATCCGGTGGTCAAGGTAGATGACCTCATTACGAGggatcaacgccacgtggagatcaaagggtcggggggtccaccggagaagggtgagccgaccggctcaccGGACTTGAGAGAAAAGGATAGACCGATTGGCCGACCGAtgagcatccaacagtaaaaggtgccctgacaggggtcggggttccgacgctcagttgaaacaatagctaagagccgagcggaaggcctaagagaaggtgatatactgctaacagtccttacgtagcacccgtccggaagtctccccagcatatcaatgcaaacgacaagcgggacgtgatgggcgtgccgcccggccggcgcaggggatgagggccgtccggacgacgctcttcgtccagccggccggGCGGACGTCCCGGCCTGTGGTGTATAGAGAAGGACGAACATTTC is drawn from Zingiber officinale cultivar Zhangliang chromosome 1B, Zo_v1.1, whole genome shotgun sequence and contains these coding sequences:
- the LOC122050722 gene encoding autophagy-related protein 8f-like — translated: MSRQSSYKQQHDLEKRKAESMRIKEKYPGRVPVIVEKAERSDVPNIDKKKYLVPVDTTLGQFVYVIRKRINLSAEKAIFMFVDNVLPQIGTLMGHLYEEKKDEDGFLYVVYSGENTFGSQKP